The segment CCTCCAACAACGACATCCGCATTTGGGATTTGTTTCGTGGGGATATTTTCGATTGGCCCTAAGACGATATGATCGCCAATATTCTTCCTATAAGTTTTGACACAATCTGGATCGAAGTCGTTAGCCCACACAATTCGGTGCCCAGCCTGCATCAAGCCAAGGTCCAGACCTCCTGCGCCGCTAAACAGAGAGACGATTTTCATTTAATACCTATAAACCTAGATGGTTGATATGCCTTGTTGCCTCAGGGGACCAGCGTCAAAGAAGCGTCAGAGTTCGATCTCAAGACAATCTCTACACAATCATCTCCTTGCATTCAAGGTGCTGACAACCCTTCTGCTGATTCAGGGAGTAAGGTCTTCGTGTACAGAAATAGTATTCACGTGACACCGCCCCCCCCCGGCGGGCGGGCAGACGCTCCCGGCGCCGCGCCAGACATCGGCCACCACCGCGGCCAGGGCGCGGACCAGAGGGTCCCCTTCCCGGCATCGGGCGGTGACGAAATTGACGTTCAGGGAGAGACGCGGCCCTGTGTCGCAGATTACGGCAGTGCCTTCGCGGGCCAGGGCCTCGGCGTCGGCCTGCTTGAGAATGGAAATGCCCCTGCCTGTGGCCACCAGCCTGCGGATGACCTCTTCGCTGTCCACTTCCACATACTCCTTCAGCTCCACGCTGGCGCTGGAAAAGAGCTGACCAAAGGCGACCATGAACGGGCAGCCCATGTCCGGCTTGATCCAGGGCAGGGAGGCCAGCTGATCCAGGGTCTTGCCCCGGATGCGGTCGCTCCAGGCGGCCGGGGCCACCACGCGCACCGGAATTTCGGCCAGCTTGACCGACTCCACCTCGGCGTAGCAGTTGTCGAAAAATGAAAACCCTGCGTCCAGCCTGCGGTCGCGCACATCCTTGAGGATGTTGCCCGAGGTGCTCTGCGCCAGCTTGAGCCTCAGGCGCGGATGGGCCTCGGCCATGCGCCCGGTCAGGTCAGCAACGCGCAGAAACTCGGGGTCCGTGTTCAGCCCGATGCTCACGGCGCCGGTCAGGTCGCGGCTGAGCCCCCTGGCCAGGTTGAGCATGTCCTCGGCGGCCCGGACAACCGCCTCGGCCCTGCCCTTGAGCTCGCGGCCCGCGTCGGTCAGCACCATGCCCCGCGGGGTACGCACGAACAGGACCACGTTCAACTCGCCCTCAAGGGCCTTGATATGGGCGCTTACCGCTGGTTGGCTGGCGTGGATGCGTTCGGCCGCCTTGGTCAGGTTGCCCTCGTCGGCCACGGCGATAAACGTCCTCAGCTGATAGAGTTCCATCCCGCTCTCCTAGAACCTTTTGCCACCCAAGGCAATCCGGTTTGCTTATGCCTCGGTTCACGCATTGCGATTGGACGGTGCCGGAGCCCCTGCCTATGAAGGGACCATGGAAAACCCCTGGCCCGAGGAGGCAACATGATCCGCAAGACCACGCCCTTTGACTGGAAATATCTCCTGCGCCCCGAAAACGGGGAGAACGAGCCTTCGGGGCGGCTGGCCGGAGTCTGCAAGGCTGCCATCTGGCTTGGCATTTCCATCCTGCTCGGTGTCGGCATGGGCCAACTGTGCTGACCGGCAAAAAAGATCTCCCGGATCACTCCTTGGGCAGCCAGCGGTCGGACCACGCCTGGAACATGAGCAGAGCCCACAGGCGGGACTGATTCTCGCGTCTGCCGCTCTGGTGCTCCGCCCATTGCCGGGCCACGGCATCGGCATCAAAGAGCCCCTGGCGGCGCAGTCGGT is part of the Pseudodesulfovibrio alkaliphilus genome and harbors:
- a CDS encoding LysR family transcriptional regulator; the protein is MELYQLRTFIAVADEGNLTKAAERIHASQPAVSAHIKALEGELNVVLFVRTPRGMVLTDAGRELKGRAEAVVRAAEDMLNLARGLSRDLTGAVSIGLNTDPEFLRVADLTGRMAEAHPRLRLKLAQSTSGNILKDVRDRRLDAGFSFFDNCYAEVESVKLAEIPVRVVAPAAWSDRIRGKTLDQLASLPWIKPDMGCPFMVAFGQLFSSASVELKEYVEVDSEEVIRRLVATGRGISILKQADAEALAREGTAVICDTGPRLSLNVNFVTARCREGDPLVRALAAVVADVWRGAGSVCPPAGGGRCHVNTISVHEDLTP